The following coding sequences are from one Aliarcobacter skirrowii CCUG 10374 window:
- the trmB gene encoding tRNA (guanosine(46)-N7)-methyltransferase TrmB, translating into MPHIVFKSNPIVKTPFKSNNMEFLFVAQSFSKESDRKTEYKVAVKYQNRDFMLAIKEKDDNFLIKSDKTTRISPVAIIKDAINSYAKENGTDILFTNTSNLKEKKEIPHKYLKDIEYFVDDFKTDKKIQIEIGFGSGRHLLYQAKNNPNVQFIGLEIHYPSIEQLLKQLELQNITNVLVVNYDARLFMEFIESNQVEKIFVHFPVPWDKKPHRRIFSKEFVNEALRVLKIDGTLELRTDSRNYFDFCVDLLTNLNQASILIDVNKELKVVSKYEDRWRRQGKNIYDVVLVSKSEDKKRDLNFDFSFDFDLDLNRFFEQSSLKALIMGNYFVHIEELYKILDKENSGLIKVTMGNFDRPITKYILVLNGKVSYYQGEPLPTSSNIISHKKLKEVLQK; encoded by the coding sequence ATGCCACATATTGTTTTTAAATCTAACCCAATAGTAAAGACTCCATTTAAATCAAATAATATGGAGTTTTTATTTGTTGCTCAAAGTTTTAGTAAAGAGAGCGACAGAAAAACTGAGTATAAAGTTGCTGTAAAATATCAAAATAGAGATTTTATGCTAGCTATTAAAGAGAAAGATGATAATTTTTTAATTAAATCAGATAAAACAACAAGAATATCTCCTGTTGCTATAATAAAAGATGCTATAAACTCTTATGCAAAAGAGAATGGAACTGATATATTATTTACAAATACATCAAATTTAAAAGAGAAAAAAGAGATTCCTCATAAATATTTAAAAGATATTGAGTATTTTGTAGATGATTTTAAAACAGATAAAAAGATTCAAATAGAGATTGGTTTTGGAAGTGGAAGACACCTTTTATATCAAGCAAAAAATAATCCCAATGTTCAGTTTATTGGTCTTGAAATTCACTATCCATCAATTGAGCAGTTATTAAAACAGTTAGAGCTTCAAAATATTACAAATGTTTTAGTTGTAAATTATGATGCAAGACTTTTTATGGAGTTTATAGAGTCAAACCAAGTTGAGAAAATTTTTGTACACTTTCCTGTTCCTTGGGATAAAAAACCACATAGAAGAATTTTTTCAAAAGAGTTTGTAAATGAGGCTTTAAGAGTCTTAAAAATAGATGGAACACTTGAACTTAGAACTGATAGCAGAAACTATTTTGATTTTTGTGTAGATTTACTTACAAATTTAAATCAAGCTTCAATTTTAATTGATGTAAACAAAGAGTTAAAAGTTGTTAGTAAATATGAAGATAGATGGAGAAGACAAGGTAAAAACATCTATGATGTAGTTTTAGTTTCAAAATCAGAAGATAAAAAAAGAGATTTAAATTTTGATTTCTCTTTTGATTTTGATTTAGATTTAAATAGATTTTTTGAACAAAGTTCTCTAAAAGCTTTGATTATGGGCAACTATTTTGTACATATTGAAGAGCTTTATAAAATTTTAGATAAAGAAAACTCTGGATTAATAAAAGTTACTATGGGTAATTTTGACCGCCCAATTACAAAGTATATTTTGGTTTTAAATGGAAAAGTATCTTACTATCAAGGTGAACCTCTTCCAACAAGCTCAAATATAATTTC